The region ATCTGATGCCACATTCAAATCCAAGATGTCTGCTATTATGGGAGATGATTGGGATTCAAAAGAAAAATTGATTTCTTCTAAAATGGCTGGGAAAGTCATGGAAGCTATTTATAATCAAAATGGATTTGTGCTAGAGTCTTTGATTAAAACAGATTTTGATAATGAGCGAATTGCCAAAGGTGTTTCTGTCAAAGTAGCTCATAAAATTGGAGATTCAGATGAATTTAAGCATGATACCAGTGTTGTCTATGCAGATTCTCCATTTATTCTTTCTATTTTCACTAAAAATTCTGATTATGATACGATTTCTAAGATAGCCAAGGATGTTTATGAGGTTCTAAAATGAGGGAACAAGATTTTTTAAATCATTTTCTCAAGAAGGGATATTTCAAAAAGCATGCTAAGGTGGTGCTAGCTCTTTCTGGTGGATTAGATTCTATGTTTCTATTTAAGGTATTATCTACTTATAAAAAAGAGTTAGAAATTGAATTGATTCTAGCTCATGTGAATCATAAGCAGAGAGTAGAATCAGATAGGGAAGAACAGGAATTAAGGAAGTTAGCTGCTGAAGCAGAGCTTCCTATTTATATCAGCAATTTTTCAGGAGAATTTTCAGAAGCGCGGGCTCGACATTTTCGTTATGATTTTTTTAAAGAGGTCATGATAAAGACTGGTGCGACAGCCTTGGTAACTGCCCACCATGCTGATGATCAGGTGGAAACTATTTTAATGCGTTTGATTAGAGGAACTCGTTTGCGCTATCTATCAGGAATTAAGGAGAAGCAAGTAGTCGGAAAGATAGAAATTATTCGCCCCTTCTTGCATTTTCAAAAAAAAGACTTTCCATCAATTTTTCACTTTGAAGATGCATCAAATAAGGAAAATCATTATTTTCGAAATCGTATTCGAAACTCTTATTTACCAGAATTAGAAAAAGAAAATCCTCGATTTAGGGATGCAATCTTAAGCATCGGTAATGAAATTTTAGATTATGACTTAGCTATAGCTGAATTATCAAAGAATATTGATGTAGAAAATTTAGAGCAGCTATTATCTTACTCTGAGTATACACAAAGAGTTTTACTTCAAACTTATCTGAATCGTTTTCCAGATTTGAATCTTACAAAAGCTCAGTTTGAAGAAGTTAGACAAATTTTAAAAACTAAAAGCCAGTATCGTCATCTGCTTAAAAATGGCTATGAATTGATAAAAGAGTATCAACAGTTTCAGATTTGTAAAATCAGTCCGCAGGCTGATGAAAAGGAAGATGAACTTGTGTTACACTATCAAAATCAGGTATCTTACCAAGGTTATTTATTTTCCTTTGGAATTCCATTAGAAGGTGAATCAATTCAACAAATACCTGTTTCACGCGAAACATCCATACACATTCGTCATCGAAAACCAAGAGATTTTTTGATTCAAAATGGGCATAGAAAAAAACTCAGACGTCTATTTATTGATTTGAAAATCCCTATGGAAAAGCGAAAATCTGCTCTGATTATTGAGCAATTTGGTGAAATTGTTTCAATTTTGGGAATTGCGACCAGTAATTTGAGTAAAAACACGAAAAATGATATAATGAACACTGTACTTTATATAGAAAAAATAGATAGGTAAAAAAATGTTAGAAAACGATATTAAAAAAATCCTCGTTTCACACGATGAAATTACAGAAGCTGCAAAAAAATTAGGTGCTCAATTAACAAAGGATTATGCAGGAAAAAATCCGATTTTAATTGGGATTTTAAAAGGATCTATTCCTTTTATGGCTGAATTGGTCAAATATATTGATACACATATTGAAATGGACTTCATGATGGTTTCTAGCTACCATGGTGGAACAGCAAGTAGCGGTGTCATCAATATCAAGCAAGATGTGACTCAAGATATCAAAGGAAGACATGTTCTGTTTGTAGAAGATATCATTGATACAGGTCAAACTTTGAAGAGTTTAAGAGATATGTTTAAAGCAAGAGAGGCTGCTTCTGTTAAAATTGCAACCTTGTTGGATAAACCAGAAGGACGTGTTGTAGAAATTGAGGCAGACTATACCTGCTTTACTATCCCAAATGAGTTTGTAGTAGGTTATGGTTTAGACTACAAAGAAAACTATCGTAACCTTCCTTATGTTGGAGTATTGAAAGAAGAAGTATATTCAAATTAGAAAGAACAATTTTTAATGAAAAAACAAAATAATGGTTTAATTAAAAATCCTTTTCTATGGTTATTACTTATTTTTTTCCTAGTTACAAGTTACCAGTATTTTAGTACAGGTAGTGTTGCAGGGAAAAGTGAGCAAATTAATTATACAGAATTGGTAAAAGAAATTACCGATGACAATGTAAAAGAATTGACTTACCAACCAAATGGCAGTGTTATCGAAATTTCAGGTGTTTATAAAAATCCTAAAACAAGTAAAGAAGCAACAGGCATTCAGTTCTTTTCTCCTTCTGCTACAACAGTAGAGAAATTTTCAAGTATTATTCTTCCTTCAGACACTACAGTATCAGAATTGCAAAAACTTGCTTCTGACCATAAAGCGGAAGTAACTGTTAAACATGAAAGTTCAAGTGGTATGTGGATTAATATTCTTGTATCCATTGTGCCATTCGGTATTCTTTTCTTCTTCCTATTCTCTATGATGGGAAATATGGGAGGGAATAATGGCCGTAACCCAATGAGTTTTGGGCGTAGTAAGGCTAAAGCCGCAAATAAAGAAGATATTAAAGTAAGATTTTCAGATGTTGCTGGAGCTGAGGAAGAAAAACAAGAACTAGTTGAAGTTGTTGAATTCTTAAAAGATCCAAAACGATTTACAAAACTTGGAGCCCGTATTCCAGCAGGTGTTCTTTTGGAGGGACCTCCAGGAACAGGTAAAACTTTGCTTGCTAAGGCAGTAGCCGGAGAAGCAGGTGTTCCATTCTTTAGTATCTCAGGTTCTGACTTTGTAGAAATGTTTGTCGGAGTTGGAGCTAGTCGTGTTCGTTCTCTTTTTGAAGATGCCAAAAAAGCAGCACCAGCTATTATCTTTATCGATGAAATTGATGCTGTTGGACGTCAGCGTGGAGTTGGTCTTGGCGGAGGAAATGACGAACGTGAACAAACATTGAACCAACTCTTGATTGAGATGGATGGTTTTGAGGGAAATGAAGGGATTATCGTCATTGCTGCGACAAACCGTTCAGATGTACTTGACCCTGCCCTTCTGCGCCCAGGACGTTTTGATAGAAAAGTCTTGGTTGGCCGCCCTGATGTTAAAGGTCGTGAAGCAATCTTGAAAGTTCACGCTAAGAACAAACCTTTAGCAGACGATGTTGATTTGAAATTAGTGGCCCAACAAACCCCAGGTTTTGTTGGAGCAGATTTAGAGAATGTATTGAATGAAGCGGCTTTAGTTGCTGCCCGTCGCAACAAGTCAGTTATTGATGCTTCAGATATTGATGAAGCAGAAGATAGAGTTATTGCGGGACCTTCTAAGAAAGATAAGACAGTGTCACAAAAAGAACGTGAATTAGTTGCCTACCATGAGGCAGGACATACCATTGTTGGTCTAGTCTTGTCGAATGCCCGTGTTGTTCATAAAGTTACCATCGTACCACGTGGACGTGCAGGTGGTTATATGATTGCACTTCCTAAAGAAGACCAAATGCTTCTTTCTAAAGAAGATATGAAAGAGCAATTGGCTGGCTTAATGGGTGGACGTGTAGCTGAAGAAATTATCTTTAATGTCCAAACTACAGGAGCTTCAAACGACTTTGAACAAGCGACTCAGATGGCTCGTGCAATGGTTACAGAGTACGGTATGAGTGAAAAACTTGGCCCAGTTCAATATGAAGGTAATCATGCTATGTTTGGTGCACAGAGCCCTCAAAAATCAATTTCAGAGCAAACAGCTTATGAAATTGATGAAGAGGTTCGTTCATTATTGAATGAAGCACGAAATAAAGCTGCTGAAATTATTCAGTCAAATCGTGAAACTCACAAGTTGATTGCAGAAGCATTATTGAAATACGAAACATTGGATAGTACGCAAATTAAATCTCTTTACGAAACAGGAAAGATGCCTGAAACAGTAGAAGAGGAATCACATGCATTATCTTATGATGAAGTGAAGTCAAAAATGAATGACGAAAAATAACCCTGAGAGAGGCAAGACCTCTCTTTTTTGTGCAGTTTAGACGGTGTAGGGAACAGAATGGGGGAAATGGGACAAAAGTGTTTCTGAATCTGTTAGACTGTATCTAGAAAGGGGGACGTTATGTTTAAAGAATTATATGAAGAAGTCCAGGGAATTGTATATAAGAGTAGAAATGAATATTACTTGCATTTATGGGAATTATCGGATTGGGACCAAGAGGGTATGATTTGCTTACATGAATTGATCAGTAGCGAAGAAGGGCTTGTAGAAGATATTCCACGTTTAAGGAAATATTTTAAGACTAAGTTCCGGAATCGAATTCTAGACTATATCCGTAAGCAAGAAAGTCAGAAGCGTAGATATGATAAAGAACCCTATGAAGAAGTAGGTGAGATTAGTCATCGTATAAGTGAGGGAGGTCTGTGTCTAGATGATTATTATCTCTTTCATGAGACACTAAGAGATTATAGAAACAAACAAAGTAAAGACAAACAAGAAGAGTTAGAACGCGTCTTAAGAAATGAACGCTTCCGAGGGCGTCAAAGAGTATTAAGGGACTTACGTATTGTGTTTAAGGAATTTGATATCCGTACTCGGTAAGAAGCTATGCCAAAAAAAAGAAAAAAACAGAAAAAGTAGTTGACAAAGTTTGAAAAGCCTGTATAATAGTAAGAGTTGAAAACAGCTCAGGTCCGTTGGTCAAGGGGTTAAGACACCGCCTTTTCACGGCGGTAACACGGGTTCGAATCCCGTACGGACTATGGTATGTTGCGGTTGGAAACACTTGATGAAAAAAGATTAAAAAAGTTTCAAAAAAGTGTTGACAAGCGAAAGCGACTGTGGTATACTAATATAGTTGTCACTTGAGAGAAGCAAGTGACAAAGACCTTTGAAAACTGAACAAGACGAACCAATGTGCAGGGCACTACAACAATTGTTGTAGTACTGAACAATGAAAAAACAATAAATCTGTCAGTGACAGAAATGAGTGAGAACTCAAACTTTTAATGAGAGTTTGATCCTGGCTCAGGACGAACGCTGGCGGCGTGCCTAATACATGCAAGTAGAACGCTGAAGGAGGAGCTTGCTTCTCTGGATGAGTTGCGAACGGGTGAGTAACGCGTAGGTAACCTGCCTGGTAGCGGGGGATAACTATTGGAAACGATAGCTAATACCGCATAAGAGTAGATGTTGCATGACATTTGCTTAAAAGGTGCAATTGCATCACTACCAGATGGACCTGCGTTGTATTAGCTAGTTGGTGGGGTAACGGCTCACCAAGGCGACGATACATAGCCGACCTGAGAGGGTGATCGGCCACACTGGGACTGAGACACGGCCCAGACTCCTACGGGAGGCAGCAGTAGGGAATCTTCGGCAATGGACGAAAGTCTGACCGAGCAACGCCGCGTGAGTGAAGAAGGTTTTCGGATCGTAAAGCTCTGTTGTAAGAGAAGAACGAGTGTGAGAGTGGAAAGTTCACACTGTGACGGTATCTTACCAGAAAGGGACGGCTAACTACGTGCCAGCAGCCGCGGTAATACGTAGGTCCCGAGCGTTGTCCGGATTTATTGGGCGTAAAGCGAGCGCAGGCGGTTAGATAAGTCTGAAGTTAAAGGCTGTGGCTTAACCATAGTACGCTTTGGAAACTGTTTAACTTGAGTGCAAGAGGGGAGAGTGGAATTCCATGTGTAGCGGTGAAATGCGTAGATATATGGAGGAACACCGGTGGCGAAAGCGGCTCTCTGGCTTGTAACTGACGCTGAGGCTCGAAAGCGTGGGGAGCAAACAGGATTAGATACCCTGGTAGTCCACGCCGTAAACGATGAGTGCTAGGTGTTAGACCCTTTCCGGGGTTTAGTGCCGTAGCTAACGCATTAAGCACTCCGCCTGGGGAGTACGACCGCAAGGTTGAAACTCAAAGGAATTGACGGGGGCCCGCACAAGCGGTGGAGCATGTGGTTTAATTCGAAGCAACGCGAAGAACCTTACCAGGTCTTGACATCCCTCTGACCGCTCTAGAGATAGAGTTTTCCTTCGGGACAGAGGTGACAGGTGGTGCATGGTTGTCGTCAGCTCGTGTCGTGAGATGTTGGGTTAAGTCCCGCAACGAGCGCAACCCCTATTGTTAGTTGCCATCATTCAGTTGGGCACTCTAGCGAGACTGCCGGTAATAAACCGGAGGAAGGTGGGGATGACGTCAAATCATCATGCCCCTTATGACCTGGGCTACACACGTGCTACAATGGCTGGTACAACGAGTCGCAAGCCGGTGACGGCAAGCTAATCTCTTAAAGCCAGTCTCAGTTCGGATTGTAGGCTGCAACTCGCCTACATGAAGTCGGAATCGCTAGTAATCGCGGATCAGCACGCCGCGGTGAATACGTTCCCGGGCCTTGTACACACCGCCCGTCACACCACGAGAGTTTGTAACACCCGAAGTCGGTGAGGTAACCGTAAGGAGCCAGCCGCCTAAGGTGGGATAGATGATTGGGGTGAAGTCGTAACAAGGTAGCCGTATCGGAAGGTGCGGCTGGATCACCTCCTTTCTAAGGATAAGGAACTGCGCATTGGTCTTGTTTAGTCTTGAGAGGTCTTGTGGGGCCTTAGCTCAGCTGGGAGAGCGCCTGCTTTGCACGCAGGAGGTCAGCGGTTCGATCCCGCTAGGCTCCATTGGTGAGAGATCACCAAGTAATGCACATTGAAAATTGAATATCTATATCAAATAGTAACAAGAAAATAAACCGAAAACGCTGTAGTATTAATAAGAGTTTATGACTGAAAGGTCAGAAAATAAGGTTAAGTTAATAAGGGCGCACGGTGGATGCCTTGGCACTAGGAGCCGAAGAAGGACGTGACAAACGACGATATGCCTTGGGTAGCTGTAAGTAAGCGATGATCCAGGGATTTCCGAATGGGGGAACCCAACAGGTACTACCTGTTACCCGCATCTGTTAAGGATGTGAGGAGGAAGACGCAGTGAACTGAAACATCTAAGTAGCTGCAGGAAGAGAAAGCAAAAGCGATTGCCTTAGTAGCGGCGAGCGAAATGGCAGAAGGGCAAACCGAAGAGTTTACTCTTCGGGGTTGTAGGACTGCAATGTGGACTCAAAGATTATAGAAGAATGATTTGGGAAGATCAGCCAAAGAGAGTAATAGCCTCGTATTTAAAATAGTCTTTGTACCTAGCAGTATCCTGAGTACGGCGGGACACGTGAAATCCCGTCGGAATCTGGGAGGACCATCTCCCAACCCTAAATACTCCCTAGTGACCGATAGTGAACCAGTACCGTGAGGGAAAGGTGAAAAGCACCCCGGGAGGGGAGTGAAATAGAACCTGAAACCGTGTGCCTACAACAAGTTCGAGCCCGTTAATGGGTGAGAGCGTGCCTTTTGTAGAATGAACCGGCGAGTTACGTTATGATGCGAGGTTAAGTTGAAGAGACGGAGCCGTAGGGAAACCGAGTCTGAATAGGGCGCCTTAGTATCATGACGTAGACCCGAAACCATGTGACCTACCCATGAGCAGGTTGAAGGTGCGGTAAGACGCACTGGAGGACCGAACCAGGGCACGTTGAAAAGTGCTTGGATGACTTGTGGGTAGCGGAGAAATTCCAAACGAACTTGGAGATAGCTGGTTCTCTCCGAAATAGCTTTAGGGCTAGCGTCGACATTAGAGATTCTTGGAGGTAGAGCACTGTTTGGGTGAGGGGTCCATCCCGGATTACCAATCTCAGATAAACTCCGAATGCCAATGAATTATGGTCGGCAGTCAGACTGCGAGTGCTAAGATCCGTAGTCGAAAGGGAAACAGCCCAGACCACCAGCTAAGGTCCCAAAATAATTGTTAAGTGGAAAAGGATGTGGGGTTGCACAGACAACTAGGATGTTAGCTTAGAAGCAGCTATTCATTCAAAGAGTGCGTAATAGCTCACTAGTCGAGTGACCCTGCGCCGAAAATGTACCGGGGCTAAAACAATTTACCGAAGCTGTGGATACCTTTATAGGTATGGTAGGAGAGCGTTCTATGTGTGATGAAGGTGTACCGTGAGGAGTGCTGGAACGCATAGAAGTGAGAATGCCGGTATGAGTAGCGAAAGACAGGTGAGAATCCTGTCCACCGTAAGACTAAGGTTTCCAGGGGAAGGCTCGTCCGCCCTGGGTTAGTCGGGACCTAAGGAGAGACCGAAAGGTGTATCCGATGGACAACAGGTTGATATTCCTGTACTAGAGTATGTAGTGATGGAGGGACGCAGTAGGCTAACTAAAGCAGACGATTGGAAGTGTCTGTCTAAGCAGTGAGGTGTGATATGAGTCAAATGCTTATATCTGTAACATTGAGCTGTGATGGGGAGCGAAGTTTAGTAGCGAAGTTAGTGACGTCACACTGCCAAGAAAAGCTTCTAGCATTTAAACATACTCTACCCGTACCGCAAACCGACACAGGTAGT is a window of Streptococcus mitis DNA encoding:
- the tilS gene encoding tRNA lysidine(34) synthetase TilS, producing MREQDFLNHFLKKGYFKKHAKVVLALSGGLDSMFLFKVLSTYKKELEIELILAHVNHKQRVESDREEQELRKLAAEAELPIYISNFSGEFSEARARHFRYDFFKEVMIKTGATALVTAHHADDQVETILMRLIRGTRLRYLSGIKEKQVVGKIEIIRPFLHFQKKDFPSIFHFEDASNKENHYFRNRIRNSYLPELEKENPRFRDAILSIGNEILDYDLAIAELSKNIDVENLEQLLSYSEYTQRVLLQTYLNRFPDLNLTKAQFEEVRQILKTKSQYRHLLKNGYELIKEYQQFQICKISPQADEKEDELVLHYQNQVSYQGYLFSFGIPLEGESIQQIPVSRETSIHIRHRKPRDFLIQNGHRKKLRRLFIDLKIPMEKRKSALIIEQFGEIVSILGIATSNLSKNTKNDIMNTVLYIEKIDR
- the hpt gene encoding hypoxanthine phosphoribosyltransferase: MLENDIKKILVSHDEITEAAKKLGAQLTKDYAGKNPILIGILKGSIPFMAELVKYIDTHIEMDFMMVSSYHGGTASSGVINIKQDVTQDIKGRHVLFVEDIIDTGQTLKSLRDMFKAREAASVKIATLLDKPEGRVVEIEADYTCFTIPNEFVVGYGLDYKENYRNLPYVGVLKEEVYSN
- the ftsH gene encoding ATP-dependent zinc metalloprotease FtsH, which encodes MKKQNNGLIKNPFLWLLLIFFLVTSYQYFSTGSVAGKSEQINYTELVKEITDDNVKELTYQPNGSVIEISGVYKNPKTSKEATGIQFFSPSATTVEKFSSIILPSDTTVSELQKLASDHKAEVTVKHESSSGMWINILVSIVPFGILFFFLFSMMGNMGGNNGRNPMSFGRSKAKAANKEDIKVRFSDVAGAEEEKQELVEVVEFLKDPKRFTKLGARIPAGVLLEGPPGTGKTLLAKAVAGEAGVPFFSISGSDFVEMFVGVGASRVRSLFEDAKKAAPAIIFIDEIDAVGRQRGVGLGGGNDEREQTLNQLLIEMDGFEGNEGIIVIAATNRSDVLDPALLRPGRFDRKVLVGRPDVKGREAILKVHAKNKPLADDVDLKLVAQQTPGFVGADLENVLNEAALVAARRNKSVIDASDIDEAEDRVIAGPSKKDKTVSQKERELVAYHEAGHTIVGLVLSNARVVHKVTIVPRGRAGGYMIALPKEDQMLLSKEDMKEQLAGLMGGRVAEEIIFNVQTTGASNDFEQATQMARAMVTEYGMSEKLGPVQYEGNHAMFGAQSPQKSISEQTAYEIDEEVRSLLNEARNKAAEIIQSNRETHKLIAEALLKYETLDSTQIKSLYETGKMPETVEEESHALSYDEVKSKMNDEK
- a CDS encoding sigma-70 family RNA polymerase sigma factor encodes the protein MFKELYEEVQGIVYKSRNEYYLHLWELSDWDQEGMICLHELISSEEGLVEDIPRLRKYFKTKFRNRILDYIRKQESQKRRYDKEPYEEVGEISHRISEGGLCLDDYYLFHETLRDYRNKQSKDKQEELERVLRNERFRGRQRVLRDLRIVFKEFDIRTR